From one Malus sylvestris chromosome 1, drMalSylv7.2, whole genome shotgun sequence genomic stretch:
- the LOC126615645 gene encoding DNA-binding protein BIN4-like encodes MSSSREESPDWLRSFQVPETHSSVELSSDSEASLNGVPSGEDKTDSPELSPHKSSKLSDEDENSGKVLGESAAESPSDKKLKRNSPKQRKKVEDQKPLKKKKLEISKEGEGNSDDVEVAEEEASGKHIEPHVSTSRLPLVLSEKVQRSKALVECEGESIDLSGDMGAVGRVIISDSKSADPEMYLDLKGTIYKTTIVPSRTFCVVSFGQSEAKIEAIMNDFIQLKPQSNVDEAETMVEGTLDGFSFDSEDEGDKLPKATPQQADQNEDAEEQTKGATTSKAKKASTVVRKRAKPAGGKPQPAKKPRKKPQVSKKAKGKK; translated from the exons ATGAGCTCGTCGAGGGAGGAGTCGCCAGATTGGCTGCGCTCTTTCCAG gTACCGGAAACTCATTCATCGGTGGAATTATCCTCAGATTCCGAGGCTTCACTGAATGGCGTTCCTTCGGGGGAGGATAAAACTGATTCCCCAGAATTGTCTCCACATAAATCTTCTAAACTTTCTGATGAAGATGAGAATTCGGGTAAAGTTCTTGGGGAAAGTGCTGCAGAGTCTCCATCCGATAAGAAGTTAAAACGAAACTCtccaaaacaaaggaaaaaagtAGAAGATCAGAAACCcctgaaaaagaagaaacttgAGATATCCAAGGAAGGAGAAG GAAACAGTGATGATGTGGAAGTTGCAGAGGAAGAAGCATCTGGCAAGCACATTGAGCCTCAT GTCTCCACCTCAAGGTTGCCTTTGGTGCTCTCTGAAAAAGTCCAACGCTCAAAG gCACTTGTtgagtgtgaaggagaatccaTAGATTTGAGTGGTGATATGGGTGCTGTAGGACGGGTAATTATTTCAGATTCCAAATCTGCGGATCCTGAAATGTACCTGGATTTGAAAG GAACCATATACAAAACAACAATAGTTCCTTCCAGGACATTTTGTGTT gtTAGCTTTGGTCAGTCGGAGGCAAAG ATTGAAGCTATCATGAATGACTTCATTCAGTTGAAACCACAATCAAATGTTGATGAAGCTGAAACAATGGTTGAAG GAACCCTAGATGGTTTCTCGTTTGATTCAGAAGATGAGGGTGACAAACTTCCTAAAGCCACTCCTCAACAAGCTGATCAAAACGAGGATGCTGAAGAACAAACTAAGGGGGCAACCACTTCGAAGGCTAAGAAAGCATCG ACTGTTGTAAGGAAGAGAGCTAAACCTGCCGGAGGGAAGCCACAACCAGCGAAGAAACCAAGAAAGAAACCTCAAGTTTCCAAGAAAGCTAAGGGGAAGAAATGA
- the LOC126621819 gene encoding protein RESPONSE TO LOW SULFUR 3-like: MAVTKQLQAAEEEKLLRQRNEELERELRKSQEREERMKAELQRARERLRVAEEAEERLCSQLGELEAEAVDQARMDHARILALVDKLSQAQRLLQASAVALPPGLASK; the protein is encoded by the coding sequence ATGGCGGTAACGAAGCAACTGCAGGCGGCGGAAGAAGAGAAGCTGCTGAGGCAGAGGAACGAGGAATTGGAGAGGGAGTTGAGGAAGAGCCAGGAGAGGGAGGAGCGGATGAAGGCGGAGCTCCAGAGGGCCCGCGAAAGGCTCCGAGTCGCCGAGGAGGCGGAGGAGCGCCTCTGCTCGCAGCTCGGTGAGCTCGAAGCCGAGGCAGTCGATCAGGCGCGTATGGATCATGCCCGGATTCTGGCCCTCGTGGACAAGCTCTCGCAGGCCCAGCGCCTCCTCCAGGCTTCCGCCGTCGCCCTGCCGCCGGGACTCGCTTCCAAATGA
- the LOC126631025 gene encoding chloroplastic import inner membrane translocase subunit HP30-2-like, whose protein sequence is MEQGKQGVMVAKMVPPQNPIEQLQARFKELEAGFRGWLAKQSLPVEAAVVTLTSGAQGAAIGAFMGTLTNDVSSSLPTPPPQAGLNPQAMASFKQAQALAGGPLVQARNFAVMTGVNAGISCVMKRVRGKEDVQSSMVAAFGSGALFSLVSGMGGPNQAANAVTSGLFFALVQGGLFKLGQKFSQPPTEDIYYTKTRSMLNNLGLQSYEKNFKKGLLSDNTLPLLNDSALRDVKIPPGPRLLILDHIQRDPEIKEKRGQNS, encoded by the exons ATGGAACAAGGTAAACAGGGAGTTATGGTGGCGAAAATGGTGCCTCCTCAGAACCCAATAGAGCAATTGCAGGCTCGCTTCAAGGAGCTGGAGGCTGGCTTCAGGGGTTGGCTGGCCAAGCAGTCTCTGCCCGTCGAGGCCGCCGTCGTCACCCTCACCAGCGGCGCTCAGGGCGCCGCCATCGGTGCCTTCATGGGTACTCTCACCAATGACGTGTCTTCCTCTCTTCCCACTCCTCCTCCTCAGGCCGGCCTTAACCCACAAGCCATGGCCTCTTTCAAGCAAGctcag GCCCTTGCTGGTGGTCCGTTGGTCCAAGCTCGCAACTTTGCTGTAATGACTGGTGTCAATGCCGGCATATCCTGTGTCATGAAAAGAGTGAGAGGCAAGGAGGATGTCCAGTCTAG CATGGTGGCTGCTTTTGGTTCGGGAGCCCTGTTTTCACTGGTGAGTGGCATGGGTGGCCCCAATCAAGCAGCAAATGCAGTTACTTCTGGACTCTTCTTTGCACTTGTTCAAGGTGGACTTTTCAAG TTGGGACAAAAATTTTCTCAACCACCTACTGAAGATATCTACTACACTAAAACAAGAAGCATGTTGAACAACCTTGGCCTCCAGAGTTACGAGAAGAATTTCAAGAAAGGCCTATTATCCGACAACACTTTGCCTCTGCTCAACGATAG TGCTCTTAGAGACGTGAAAATCCCTCCCGGACCCAGGCTTCTCATTCTTGATCACATTCAGAG GGACCCGGAGATAAAAGAGAAGCGAGGACAGAATAGTTGA
- the LOC126625607 gene encoding autophagy-related protein 13a-like translates to MDFQNNSQLESGKMEQIVSQFLLKSLHIVLDSRIPSLHPHDRSGDLSSATRVRRSDKWFNLILGDRPAALENLNSWHRSVMDPMIIDIILVHGGPSSSSVDNLYVNSVEGTSVETIIERWVVQYETPRVVAPQTGDTSASYKKTYKKSIILLRTLYSYMRLLPAYRIFKQLSTSSQTYNFDIIYKVSSLRDPFSRAEEELMEEHSFAPVEAHPGCLSLSVTYRSTLADFNLEPSLPMPPRIITDYVGSPATDPMRFFPSSEKGFSATSFPVGGARPPSGAPHQRPHSWTSGFHRSPSFVHNKPLVGSPPAYRASPMSYDVGSPPIDTFANRGQNFRPLSHQRNMNSDEYQLSPPFSASPSPSPPTYLSSGNFSPMQTRIRSGTAPVSIPLPRGGRSPRYLSPNLSDPSRNSLPPLSSRSTRNDHSSQESPSGIRAIRKLEVSRAGETHPGNSNHYIGQKMTKDSKDDSGRFSGLLSSSGSPRVGFSRSSSRLSFQDDLDDVEFSCPFDVDDVDTSDSQTSDCKRPSEFTSQSLPMGRKSQDAAVGVLVQMLRTAPPLRQDSSCYSSQSGKNEHEGGVATASGFFMPRKTSDALEELRSYREMKDLLLSKSGMRVLAKEES, encoded by the exons ATGGACTTTCAGAATAATTCTCAGCTAGAATCGGGGAAAATGGAACAGATAGTTTCCCAATTTCTGTTGAAGAGCTTGCATATTGTTTTGGACTCTAGGATTCCTTCTCTTCACCCGCATGATCGCAGCGGTGACCTGTCATCTGCTACTCGAGTGAGAAGGAGTGACAAGTGGTTTAACTTAATACTAGGGGACCGCCCTGCAGCTCTTGAGaatttgaattcttggcacAGAAGTGTAATGGATCCGATGATAATTGACATAATACTTGTTCATGGAGGACCTAGTTCTTCTTCTGTTGACAATCTGTATGTGAATTCTGTGGAGGGGACATCTGTTGAGACGATCATAGAGAGGTGGGTTGTCCAGTATGAAACTCCACGGGTTGTGGCTCCTCAAACTGGTGACACTTCGGCCTCTTACAAGAAGACATACAAGAAGTCCATCATACTTTTACGTACCCTTTATTCGTATATGAGGCTTCTTCCAGCTTATAGGATCTTTAAACAGCTAAGTACATCTAGTCAGACTTACAATTTTGATATCATCTACAAGGTGTCTTCACTTAGAGATCCATTCTCAAGGGCGGAGGAGGAACTAATGGAGGAGCACAGTTTTGCTCCCGTAGAGGCTCATCCTGGCTGCCTTTCTTTATCTGTGACTTACCGTTCAACACTAGCTGATTTCAATCTCGAGCCTTCATTACCAATGCCACCGAGGATAATTACTGATTATGTTGGTAGTCCTGCCACGGACCCCATGAGGTTTTTCCCCTCATCAGAGAAGGGTTTTAGTGCAACTTCCTTTCCGGTGGGAGGAGCACGACCGCCATCTGGTGCGCCACACCAACGCCCACACAGCTGGACAAGTGGCTTCCACAGATCACCTTCCTTTGTGCACAATAAACCCTTAGTTGGATCTCCACCAGCATATCGTGCATCTCCTATGTCATATGATGTTGGATCTCCTCCTATTGATACATTTGCTAACAGAGGTCAAAACTTTAGACCTCTAAGTCATCAAAGAAATATGAATTCTGATGAGTATCAGCTTTCACCTCCATTTTCGGCATCCCCATCGCCATCTCCCCCAACATACCTATCCAGTGGTAATTTCAGTCCTATGCAAACTCGAATTCGTTCAGGAACTGCCCCTGTAAGCATCCCCCTTCCAAGGGGGGGCAGAAGCCCTAGATACTTATCCCCCAATTTGTCTGATCCAAGTAGAAATTCTCTTCCTCCTTTATCATCCAGAAGCACAAGAAATGATCATTCCTCTCAAGAGTCTCCATCAGGAATCAGGGCAATCAGAAAATTGGAGGTTTCAAGGGCTGGAGAGACTCACCCTGGAAATTCGAATCATTACATTGGTCAGAAG ATGACGAAAGACAGCAAAGATGATTCAGGGCGTTTCTCAGGATTGTTGTCGTCTAGTGGCTCACCACGTGTTGGATTTTCTAGAAGCTCGAGTAGACTGTCTTTCCAGGACGATTTGGATGATGTTGAGTTCTCATGTCCTTTCGACGTGGATGATGTTGATACATCAGATTCTCAAACCAG TGACTGCAAAAGGCCTTCAGAGTTCACATCTCAGTCACTGCCAATGGGTAGAAAATCACAAGATGCTGCTGTCGGCGTTCTGGTTCAGATGCTGAGGACAGCTCCGCCTCTGCGCCAAGATTCAAGTTGTTACTCATCCCAGTCCGGGAAGAATGAGCATGAGGGAGGAGTTGCTACGGCTTCTGGTTTCTTTATGCCTCGGAAGACATCTGATGCACTGGAGGAGCTCAGAAGTTACCGAGAAATGAAAGACCTTCTTCTCTCTAAAAGCGGAATGAGGGTGCTTGCCAAAGAGGAATCATAA